The genomic segment AGCCGATGCGGATGTTGCATGAGAAATCTATGAAAGTCACGCTTTCGAGAGATCGCGATCATCTTCATCCGCGGCACCGGTGTTGATATCGGCGCCGAACCAATACCAAAGCACAATGGCGCTCTCCACTGAAGTGGCGCATCCTAGTGACATGGACGACCGCCAAGTCGCGTTTTCATTGGCCATTCCTCGCGGACCCGAGAGTTTTGACGGCTGCCGAGAACGGTCGCGGCATTCGGAGACGCCAGGCGACGACGGATACGGCAAGAAGTCTATGAAAGTTACACGTTCACTTGTGTCAGTAGTC from the Terriglobales bacterium genome contains:
- a CDS encoding response regulator; the protein is MDDRQVAFSLAIPRGPESFDGCRERSRHSETPGDDGYGKKSMKVTRSLVSVVDDDESVRESLPDLLKEFGFAVRAFSSAEEFLASDCVGQTRCLILDIAMSGMT